The following proteins are encoded in a genomic region of Sulfurimonas sp. HSL3-7:
- a CDS encoding OmpA family protein: MKALLFTGSLVAILTLAGCSGTGPVVEDTTEGTSQPEEISIVDESSAADTEAGIVSTDLDSGIVTLESIEAKIVPIYFAFDKYNLEDEDIETLRTNVEIVKGDTAAMKIADQYTLKLEGNCDEWGSDEYNFALGLKRANAVKEELINDGIEANRITMVSYGSSSPVCTEKTQECWSKNRRVDFKLLP; encoded by the coding sequence ATGAAAGCACTGCTGTTTACAGGATCTTTAGTAGCTATTTTGACATTAGCAGGATGTAGCGGTACAGGACCGGTCGTCGAAGATACAACAGAAGGCACAAGCCAGCCAGAAGAGATCAGTATTGTTGATGAGAGTAGTGCAGCGGACACTGAAGCAGGAATCGTAAGTACCGACCTTGACAGCGGTATCGTCACCCTCGAAAGCATTGAAGCGAAAATCGTCCCTATCTATTTTGCATTTGACAAATATAATCTGGAAGATGAAGATATAGAGACGTTGCGTACAAATGTTGAAATCGTAAAAGGGGATACGGCAGCGATGAAAATTGCTGACCAGTACACCTTGAAACTTGAAGGGAACTGTGACGAATGGGGTTCTGACGAATACAACTTTGCACTGGGTCTGAAACGTGCGAATGCGGTTAAAGAGGAGCTGATCAATGACGGTATTGAAGCAAATCGTATCACGATGGTAAGTTACGGCTCAAGCAGTCCGGTCTGTACCGAGAAAACACAAGAGTGCTGGTCTAAAAACCGCCGCGTAGACTTTAAACTGCTGCCGTAA
- the tolB gene encoding Tol-Pal system protein TolB: MRIFIGVLFSVLMLWGSDATIEVRKSVDSLPSIAVEDASSDYQDGLSKRFFRVLVGDLNVLSIFNVDRDYATADFEKEDVADLHKEIDYVVRYRLVEDNGVMIVNVKLINNDKVMHTIDYRIKNPRQYVFLVHTIAAEINDFMGADPVDWMKEKVVISRTTGPRVSEILITDYTLSYQFSIKKNGLNIFPKWADKAKKYLYYTALTNGVPELHKYGIYDKSDVLILKSDGMLVCSDVSDDGNRLLLSMAPKGQPDIYEYDVQNRKLKRLTRYSGIDVNAQYLADDKIAFISNRFGYPNVFAKKIGSDAVEQMVYVGKSNSACSAHNNYIVYKARESSNAFSKNTFNLHLISTKTDFIRRLTVTGINEYPLFSRDGGTVLFVKKYKNQSSVGVIRLNQNKNYLFPLTGGDIQSIDW, from the coding sequence ATGCGCATTTTTATTGGAGTACTGTTTTCAGTACTGATGTTGTGGGGGTCTGACGCAACAATCGAAGTTAGGAAAAGTGTTGATTCCCTGCCGTCAATCGCCGTGGAAGATGCATCAAGTGATTATCAAGACGGTCTTAGCAAACGTTTTTTCCGTGTCTTGGTGGGCGATTTGAATGTACTAAGTATCTTTAATGTCGACCGGGATTACGCTACAGCCGATTTTGAGAAAGAAGATGTTGCCGACCTTCATAAAGAGATAGATTATGTTGTACGCTACCGTCTCGTTGAGGATAACGGTGTGATGATTGTCAATGTCAAACTGATAAACAACGACAAGGTGATGCATACAATAGATTACAGAATCAAAAACCCGAGACAGTACGTTTTTCTGGTCCATACAATAGCAGCAGAAATAAATGATTTCATGGGTGCCGACCCTGTCGACTGGATGAAAGAGAAAGTTGTTATCTCGAGAACTACAGGTCCCCGCGTCTCAGAGATATTGATCACAGACTATACTTTGAGCTATCAATTTTCAATCAAGAAAAACGGGTTGAACATTTTTCCAAAATGGGCAGATAAAGCAAAAAAATATCTTTACTACACCGCTTTGACAAATGGCGTACCTGAACTTCATAAATACGGTATTTATGATAAGAGTGATGTCCTGATCTTAAAATCGGATGGCATGCTGGTCTGTTCTGATGTGAGCGATGATGGGAACAGATTGCTCCTCTCTATGGCGCCAAAGGGGCAGCCTGACATATACGAGTATGATGTGCAGAACAGGAAGCTGAAGCGGCTGACCCGATACAGCGGCATCGATGTCAATGCCCAGTACCTTGCTGACGACAAGATCGCCTTCATCTCTAATCGTTTTGGTTATCCAAATGTCTTCGCCAAAAAGATCGGCTCGGACGCTGTCGAACAGATGGTCTACGTCGGTAAAAGCAACTCGGCTTGCAGTGCGCACAACAATTATATTGTCTATAAAGCGCGTGAAAGCTCAAATGCATTTTCCAAAAACACCTTCAATCTGCATTTGATCTCAACCAAGACGGACTTTATACGCCGACTGACAGTGACCGGTATCAATGAATATCCGCTTTTCTCACGAGACGGCGGCACGGTTCTTTTTGTCAAGAAATACAAAAATCAAAGTTCGGTGGGCGTGATCCGTTTGAATCAAAACAAAAATTATCTTTTTCCTCTTACCGGCGGCGATATCCAGTCAATCGACTGGTAG
- a CDS encoding TonB C-terminal domain-containing protein has translation MAQYSRDDRYFYLSGLISLALFTAVLFLFALVILHKSEIKTFAMQEDNYISVSLNMDVVIPTKNDAKPAPEPTPKEEVVPETEPVVDEIETTPESVNTDVSSLFDDVWTQSADTKVDKKVEKVDTKRLAAIEKRIKTKESKHTSKASDKIKTIELVKPSIEVVGASASTAPEVNEYLAKIHALVKSKFFPPASSEGESAKVRVSLDANGYITGYRVIVPSGSNIFNEEVDRLYGRLKRIDFPRNPDGKSISLEIILTVEEK, from the coding sequence ATGGCTCAATACAGCAGAGATGACCGTTATTTTTATCTCAGCGGCCTTATCTCACTCGCCCTTTTTACTGCTGTTCTTTTCCTTTTTGCCCTTGTTATCCTGCACAAAAGCGAGATTAAAACCTTTGCTATGCAAGAAGATAACTATATCTCTGTGTCTCTTAACATGGACGTCGTTATTCCGACAAAAAACGATGCCAAGCCGGCTCCGGAACCGACTCCGAAAGAGGAGGTTGTTCCGGAAACAGAACCTGTCGTTGACGAGATTGAGACAACGCCGGAGAGTGTCAATACGGATGTCTCATCACTCTTTGATGATGTCTGGACACAAAGTGCCGACACTAAAGTTGATAAAAAAGTGGAGAAGGTCGATACCAAAAGATTGGCGGCGATCGAAAAACGTATTAAGACCAAAGAGTCAAAGCACACCAGCAAAGCAAGTGATAAGATTAAGACGATAGAACTTGTCAAACCCTCTATAGAAGTGGTCGGTGCTTCAGCCTCCACGGCACCCGAAGTTAACGAGTATTTGGCTAAAATACACGCCTTGGTCAAAAGCAAGTTCTTCCCGCCTGCCAGCAGTGAAGGCGAAAGTGCCAAGGTACGTGTCAGCCTTGATGCAAACGGGTATATTACAGGCTATAGAGTCATTGTCCCTTCTGGCTCTAACATATTTAATGAAGAGGTTGACAGGCTATATGGCCGGTTGAAGAGAATTGATTTTCCTAGAAATCCGGATGGAAAATCGATCTCATTAGAGATCATATTAACAGTTGAGGAGAAGTAA
- a CDS encoding biopolymer transporter ExbD, which translates to MNDFEWEQSPELNITPLVDVMLVLLAILMVIAPTVIYEEMIKLPQGSATKQIEQKAPVHITIDEKGKVVVNKENFDLQTFADNFYLYSQKLDKEATVLISADKSLEYGVVMSILGAVKQAGFTEVSLATSG; encoded by the coding sequence ATGAACGATTTCGAGTGGGAACAATCACCTGAATTAAATATCACACCGCTGGTGGACGTCATGCTGGTGTTGCTTGCGATCTTGATGGTGATCGCGCCTACCGTTATCTATGAAGAGATGATAAAATTGCCGCAGGGCTCTGCGACAAAGCAGATTGAACAAAAAGCCCCGGTTCACATCACGATTGATGAAAAAGGCAAAGTTGTTGTGAATAAAGAGAATTTCGATCTTCAGACATTCGCTGATAATTTTTATCTTTATTCTCAAAAACTTGACAAAGAGGCAACGGTACTTATCAGCGCGGACAAGTCACTGGAATATGGCGTTGTCATGTCTATACTCGGTGCGGTGAAACAGGCCGGATTTACCGAAGTCTCACTCGCTACCAGTGGTTAA
- a CDS encoding MotA/TolQ/ExbB proton channel family protein: MESFSDFISQSHSVTLAVLALLSLYFILINWVFFYRLFTINSWIERETLSLEQLLMGAENVTTNAYLYKFISSSSKISREIFDLGMFSATKESTKGLSYLSVVASTSPFIGLFGTVVSILDTFDDIGGAGGMNMIAAGVSDALIATAGGIFVAIFAYTFHQVLKRRAYELNGLIRMQRDAVLARKAEEA, encoded by the coding sequence ATGGAAAGCTTTAGCGACTTTATCTCCCAAAGTCACAGTGTCACCCTTGCGGTGCTGGCACTGCTCTCACTCTACTTTATTTTGATCAACTGGGTATTTTTCTATCGCCTTTTCACTATTAACAGTTGGATAGAGCGTGAAACGCTTTCTCTAGAACAGTTACTGATGGGTGCCGAAAATGTAACGACGAATGCTTATCTCTATAAGTTTATCAGTTCTAGTTCCAAGATAAGCCGTGAGATCTTTGACTTGGGAATGTTTTCAGCGACAAAAGAGTCGACAAAAGGACTATCATACCTTTCTGTTGTCGCCTCGACTTCTCCCTTTATTGGTCTCTTCGGTACCGTCGTCTCTATTTTGGATACCTTTGATGACATCGGCGGTGCCGGCGGGATGAATATGATCGCTGCCGGTGTTTCGGATGCTCTGATAGCGACGGCAGGCGGTATTTTTGTCGCTATCTTTGCCTATACCTTTCATCAGGTTCTGAAACGCCGTGCCTATGAACTTAACGGCTTGATCCGTATGCAGCGCGATGCTGTACTTGCCCGTAAAGCTGAAGAGGCCTGA
- the atpC gene encoding ATP synthase F1 subunit epsilon → METLNLEVVTPSGMIFNGKAVSVTLPGEEGEFGVLPHHAALTTLLKAGVVDIENENKNVESIVVNWGVVQVNEAKVVVLVDGAVAIRGETESEIAKALDDAKTLLSDISDSNIAIAAVSAKIESAAHKLV, encoded by the coding sequence ATGGAAACGCTTAATTTAGAAGTTGTAACACCAAGCGGCATGATCTTTAACGGAAAAGCTGTCAGTGTTACACTACCTGGTGAAGAGGGAGAATTTGGTGTTCTTCCTCATCACGCAGCTCTGACAACACTGCTGAAAGCAGGTGTTGTTGACATCGAGAATGAAAATAAAAATGTTGAATCGATTGTTGTGAATTGGGGTGTTGTTCAAGTGAATGAGGCAAAAGTAGTAGTACTGGTTGACGGTGCTGTTGCGATTCGCGGTGAAACCGAAAGCGAAATTGCCAAAGCTCTTGATGACGCGAAAACACTTCTTTCAGACATTTCTGACTCTAACATTGCAATTGCAGCCGTTTCTGCGAAGATCGAATCTGCTGCACACAAGCTCGTCTAA
- the atpD gene encoding F0F1 ATP synthase subunit beta, whose translation MVGKIIQVMGPVVDVEFEGKLPAINEAIEVKGGIGENNFRLVLEVAAHIGGGRVRTIAMDMSEGLVRGMEAVATGAPISVPVGEKVLGRIFNVIGETIDGGEQVTDAPTWSIHRDPPPFIEQSTKTEMFETGIKVVDLLAPYAKGGKVGLFGGAGVGKTVIIMELIHNVAHGHEGLSVFAGVGERTREGNDLYYEMKDSNVLDKVALCYGQMSEPPGARNRIALTGLTMAEYFRDEKGLDVLMFIDNIFRFAQSGSEMSALLGRIPSAVGYQPTLAREMGALQDRITSTTKGSITSVQAVYVPADDLTDPAPASVFAHLDATTVLNRKIAEKGIYPAVDPLDSTSRMLDPAIIGEEHYKVARGVQQTLQKYKDLQDIIAILGMDELSEDDKAVVERARKIEKFLSQPFFVAEVFTGAPGKYVSLEDTIKGFKGILEGEYDHMPESAFYMVGDMKEAIAKAEKSK comes from the coding sequence ATGGTTGGTAAAATTATCCAGGTAATGGGTCCAGTTGTTGACGTTGAATTCGAAGGAAAACTTCCTGCGATCAATGAAGCAATTGAAGTAAAGGGCGGAATCGGTGAAAACAATTTTCGTCTTGTTCTTGAAGTAGCTGCACACATCGGTGGGGGTCGTGTCCGTACGATCGCTATGGATATGAGTGAAGGTCTTGTTCGTGGTATGGAAGCAGTCGCAACTGGCGCTCCTATCAGCGTACCGGTAGGTGAAAAAGTTCTTGGTCGTATCTTCAACGTTATCGGCGAAACAATCGATGGCGGCGAGCAGGTGACTGACGCGCCGACATGGTCAATCCACCGTGATCCACCTCCGTTCATCGAGCAGTCTACTAAGACTGAGATGTTCGAAACAGGTATCAAAGTTGTCGACCTTCTTGCACCATATGCTAAAGGTGGTAAAGTCGGTCTATTCGGTGGTGCGGGTGTTGGTAAAACAGTTATCATCATGGAGCTTATCCACAACGTTGCACACGGTCACGAAGGTCTTTCTGTATTTGCCGGTGTTGGTGAGCGTACACGTGAAGGTAATGACCTTTATTACGAGATGAAAGACTCGAACGTACTGGACAAAGTTGCACTGTGCTACGGTCAGATGAGTGAGCCTCCTGGAGCACGTAACCGTATCGCACTTACTGGTCTTACAATGGCTGAGTACTTCCGTGACGAAAAAGGTCTTGACGTATTGATGTTCATCGATAACATCTTCCGTTTTGCTCAGTCTGGTTCAGAGATGTCAGCACTTCTTGGACGTATCCCTTCAGCTGTTGGTTACCAACCGACATTGGCTCGTGAGATGGGTGCACTTCAAGATCGTATTACGTCAACGACTAAAGGTTCGATCACTTCTGTTCAAGCCGTATATGTTCCTGCGGATGACTTGACGGATCCGGCTCCGGCATCTGTTTTTGCTCACCTTGATGCAACGACAGTACTTAACCGTAAGATCGCAGAAAAAGGTATCTACCCTGCGGTTGATCCATTGGATTCAACATCACGTATGCTTGACCCTGCGATCATCGGTGAAGAGCACTACAAAGTTGCTCGCGGTGTTCAGCAGACACTACAGAAATACAAAGACCTTCAGGATATCATTGCGATTCTTGGTATGGATGAACTTTCTGAAGATGATAAAGCGGTTGTCGAACGTGCTCGTAAAATCGAGAAGTTCCTTTCTCAACCGTTCTTCGTTGCTGAAGTATTTACCGGTGCACCTGGTAAATATGTCAGCCTTGAAGACACTATCAAAGGTTTCAAAGGAATCCTTGAGGGTGAATACGATCACATGCCGGAATCTGCATTCTATATGGTTGGTGATATGAAAGAGGCTATCGCTAAAGCCGAGAAATCTAAATAG
- the atpG gene encoding ATP synthase F1 subunit gamma, protein MANLKDIKRQISSVSSTQKTTRAMKLVSTAKLRRAEELAKRSRLFADKTNEMIQEIAFQIECTKMGGIDNRCFEKIETPKMVDIVFVTADKGLCGGFNIQTIKAVNKLMKEFKEQKVKVRIRGVGKKGIEYYKYNEVELLDAVNNLSSAPDMGRAAEFITTSINDFKDGKIDGVYIVHNGYKNMITQELHVDRVLPVDTDSLDCTKNVNKSLLEIESEDSEKMLDSLLTKYVEYNMYYALIDSVAAEHSARMQAMDAATNNAKEMVKSLNVKYNKARQEAITTELIEIISGVESMK, encoded by the coding sequence ATGGCCAACTTAAAAGATATTAAAAGACAGATAAGCAGTGTAAGTAGCACGCAGAAGACGACGCGCGCTATGAAGCTTGTCTCGACTGCGAAGCTTCGCCGAGCAGAGGAGCTAGCCAAGCGCTCTCGTCTTTTCGCTGACAAAACAAATGAGATGATCCAAGAGATTGCATTTCAGATTGAATGCACGAAGATGGGTGGTATCGATAACCGTTGTTTCGAAAAGATCGAAACTCCTAAGATGGTCGATATAGTATTTGTAACAGCGGACAAAGGTCTGTGTGGTGGCTTTAATATACAAACAATTAAAGCCGTCAACAAACTGATGAAAGAGTTTAAAGAGCAAAAAGTCAAAGTTCGTATACGCGGTGTTGGTAAGAAAGGTATCGAGTATTACAAATACAACGAAGTCGAACTTCTTGATGCTGTTAATAACCTCAGTTCTGCCCCGGATATGGGACGTGCAGCTGAGTTTATCACAACGTCTATCAATGACTTTAAAGACGGCAAGATCGATGGCGTCTACATTGTGCATAACGGTTATAAAAACATGATTACGCAAGAACTTCATGTTGACCGCGTACTGCCGGTAGACACGGATTCACTTGACTGTACAAAAAATGTCAACAAGTCTTTACTTGAGATCGAGTCCGAAGACAGTGAAAAGATGCTTGATTCTCTTCTTACGAAGTATGTCGAGTACAACATGTATTATGCGTTGATCGACTCCGTTGCTGCTGAGCACTCCGCTCGTATGCAGGCAATGGATGCGGCAACAAACAATGCAAAAGAGATGGTGAAGTCGCTTAACGTTAAATACAACAAAGCGCGCCAAGAAGCAATTACAACCGAACTGATCGAGATCATCAGTGGTGTTGAGTCAATGAAATAA
- the atpA gene encoding F0F1 ATP synthase subunit alpha, with translation MVAKIQADEISSIIKERIDNFELSVDINETGKIISYADGVAQVYGMNNVMAGEMVEFEDGTRGLVLNLEESSVGVVLLGKSSQLREGMSVKRLGKLLSVPVGDALLGRVVNALGEPVDGKGPIEATEMRLVEEKAPGIMERKSVHEPLATGIKAIDALVPIGRGQRELIIGDRQTGKTTVAIDAIINQKGNGVVCVYVAVGQKESTVAQVVRRLEEHGAMEYTIVVTATAAESAALQFLAPYTGVTMGEYFRDNARHGLIVYDDLSKHAVAYREMSLILRRPPGREAYPGDVFYLHSRLLERAAKLNDEEGAGSLTALPIIETLAGDVAAYIPTNVISITDGQIFLETDLFNSGIRPAINVGLSVSRVGGAAQIKATKQVAGTLRLDLAQYRELQAFAQFASDLDELSRKQLERGQRMVEVLKQPQYSPLSAAQQAMIIFAGNEGFLDDMPHTSVTKFEAELYPFIEASYPQIFENIRSTSKIDDETNALMKKALEEFKASFIAE, from the coding sequence GTGGTAGCTAAAATTCAAGCTGATGAAATCAGTTCAATAATTAAAGAGCGTATTGATAACTTTGAACTAAGTGTTGATATTAACGAAACGGGTAAAATCATCTCATACGCGGATGGTGTTGCACAAGTCTACGGCATGAACAATGTTATGGCTGGTGAGATGGTCGAGTTCGAAGACGGAACAAGAGGCCTGGTACTTAACTTGGAAGAGAGCAGCGTCGGTGTTGTTCTTCTAGGTAAGAGCTCTCAGCTTCGTGAAGGTATGAGCGTTAAGCGCCTTGGCAAACTTCTTAGTGTACCAGTTGGTGATGCTCTTCTTGGCCGTGTTGTTAATGCACTTGGTGAACCTGTTGACGGCAAAGGCCCGATCGAAGCAACTGAAATGCGTTTGGTTGAAGAGAAAGCGCCTGGTATCATGGAGCGTAAATCGGTACATGAACCACTTGCAACAGGTATCAAAGCGATCGATGCACTTGTACCGATCGGCCGTGGTCAACGTGAGCTTATCATCGGTGACCGCCAGACAGGTAAAACAACTGTAGCTATCGATGCCATCATTAACCAAAAAGGTAACGGTGTTGTCTGTGTGTACGTTGCAGTCGGTCAAAAAGAGTCGACTGTTGCACAAGTCGTTCGCCGCCTTGAAGAGCACGGTGCAATGGAGTACACAATCGTTGTTACTGCGACTGCCGCTGAGTCAGCAGCCCTTCAATTCCTTGCACCGTATACTGGTGTAACAATGGGTGAGTATTTCCGCGATAACGCACGTCACGGTCTAATCGTTTATGATGATCTTTCCAAGCATGCCGTAGCATACCGTGAAATGTCACTGATTCTTCGCCGTCCTCCGGGCCGCGAAGCATACCCTGGTGATGTTTTCTACCTACACTCTCGTCTTCTTGAGCGTGCAGCAAAACTGAACGACGAAGAAGGTGCAGGTTCACTAACAGCACTTCCTATTATTGAGACACTTGCAGGTGATGTTGCAGCATACATCCCGACAAACGTTATCTCTATCACTGATGGTCAGATCTTCCTTGAAACTGATTTGTTCAACTCAGGTATCCGTCCTGCGATCAACGTTGGTCTTTCGGTATCCCGTGTTGGTGGTGCGGCACAGATCAAAGCAACGAAACAAGTTGCCGGTACATTGCGTCTTGACCTTGCTCAGTATCGTGAACTTCAGGCATTCGCTCAGTTCGCATCTGACCTTGACGAGCTTTCTCGCAAGCAGCTTGAGCGTGGGCAGAGAATGGTAGAGGTTCTTAAGCAGCCTCAGTACTCACCATTGTCAGCTGCGCAGCAGGCAATGATCATCTTCGCAGGTAACGAAGGTTTCCTTGATGATATGCCACATACAAGTGTCACTAAGTTTGAGGCTGAGCTTTATCCGTTTATTGAAGCGTCTTACCCACAAATCTTCGAAAACATTAGAAGTACATCAAAAATCGATGACGAAACTAATGCTTTGATGAAAAAAGCGCTTGAAGAATTTAAAGCATCTTTTATCGCTGAATAA
- a CDS encoding F0F1 ATP synthase subunit delta translates to MQELIAKRYVKALGEATGTESLANIADLFNAIAANFENVKFRQIMENPDVAKSDKESILLDAVKSAGSEKLNNFMKLLVENGRINIIPAMAEEMRKEIARSSKNYSGVVYSNEEIDAKTLQELSAGLGKKVDATVVLDFVKSDYDGLKVEVSDLDMEINFSKSRVNAQLIEHILKAI, encoded by the coding sequence ATGCAAGAGTTAATCGCAAAACGCTATGTAAAAGCATTGGGTGAGGCAACAGGTACTGAATCATTGGCAAATATTGCTGATCTGTTTAATGCAATCGCTGCTAATTTTGAAAATGTGAAGTTTCGTCAAATTATGGAAAATCCGGATGTTGCAAAATCGGATAAAGAATCCATCCTGCTTGATGCTGTAAAATCGGCAGGCAGCGAGAAATTGAACAATTTCATGAAACTCTTAGTGGAAAACGGTCGTATCAATATCATTCCTGCAATGGCTGAAGAGATGCGCAAGGAGATCGCGCGCAGTTCGAAAAACTACAGCGGTGTTGTTTACAGCAATGAAGAGATCGATGCTAAGACCCTGCAAGAGCTAAGTGCTGGTCTTGGTAAAAAAGTCGATGCAACTGTTGTGCTTGATTTTGTTAAAAGTGATTATGATGGTCTTAAGGTAGAAGTATCTGACCTGGATATGGAAATCAACTTTTCAAAATCTCGTGTTAATGCACAACTTATAGAACATATCTTAAAAGCAATCTAA
- a CDS encoding F0F1 ATP synthase subunit B, translated as MSKILLPLLFVSASLFATEHAADAGTDIVQRTVNFVIFAGILWYLLAEPVKNYFGGRSKSIADELQKVQDRLRESKQAKEVAEAKISEATNLAEEIMKAASKEGKILNEKILKQCDADIENLQKQSAALMALEQRKMVRELVDEIMEDVLVQESASLDKEAMAGILMKKVA; from the coding sequence GTGAGTAAAATTCTTTTACCTTTATTGTTTGTGAGTGCATCACTGTTTGCTACTGAGCATGCAGCTGACGCAGGTACAGACATTGTACAGCGCACCGTTAACTTCGTTATCTTTGCAGGTATCCTATGGTATCTGTTAGCAGAGCCTGTGAAAAACTACTTCGGTGGTCGTTCAAAGAGCATTGCTGATGAACTGCAAAAGGTGCAAGACAGACTCCGTGAGTCGAAACAGGCCAAAGAAGTTGCCGAAGCGAAGATCAGCGAAGCCACAAACTTAGCTGAAGAAATCATGAAAGCGGCTTCTAAAGAGGGTAAGATCTTGAATGAGAAGATCCTCAAGCAGTGTGATGCAGATATCGAGAACCTGCAAAAGCAGAGTGCTGCACTTATGGCACTGGAACAGCGTAAAATGGTTCGTGAACTTGTAGACGAGATCATGGAAGATGTTCTGGTCCAAGAGAGTGCTTCACTTGATAAAGAAGCTATGGCTGGCATTCTGATGAAGAAGGTGGCGTAA
- a CDS encoding FoF1 ATP synthase subunit B': MLDINPLLLSITIVVFLVLIAVLNSLLFKPLFNYMNERDASIKNDLDKVGNNDAEIAALTAQAQSIVNEAKLEAAALREKVIAEAKELAESKIEAKRAELAKDKAEFEKSLAESREDLKSSLLSQLPLFKEAVKAKFSQI; this comes from the coding sequence ATGTTAGATATAAATCCGTTGCTACTGAGCATCACGATCGTTGTCTTCCTTGTCCTTATAGCCGTTCTAAACAGTTTGCTTTTTAAACCTCTATTCAATTACATGAATGAGCGTGATGCTAGTATCAAAAACGATCTTGACAAAGTTGGCAACAACGATGCCGAGATCGCAGCGTTGACAGCACAGGCACAGAGTATTGTAAATGAAGCGAAGTTGGAAGCCGCGGCATTAAGAGAGAAAGTGATTGCTGAAGCAAAAGAACTTGCAGAAAGCAAAATTGAAGCAAAACGTGCTGAATTAGCGAAAGACAAAGCTGAATTTGAAAAGTCTCTGGCGGAAAGCCGTGAGGATCTGAAAAGTTCACTCTTGTCCCAATTGCCTCTTTTTAAAGAAGCAGTTAAAGCTAAGTTTAGTCAAATATAA
- a CDS encoding ParB/RepB/Spo0J family partition protein yields MGKSKAKSLGRGLGELLGEIEEAYESEMPSSDSVVELPLSQIKANPYQPRKHFDEHSLAELADSIKTYGLIQPIVVVEDIDGYILVAGERRLRASKIAKLKTIRAVIAHIDEEKMRQQALIENIQRDELNVVDLAHAYGELLEVHGITHDELSSMVHKSRAHITNTLRLLQLSKKTLAALKEGKITAGHAKVLVGLSDKEQATMVASIVGQKLSVRDIETMAKSMKNSSPAAPVKAKKESFDLTGLADRFKDLGFKVKTKSNEITISFDSEEAIAKLINRL; encoded by the coding sequence GTGGGAAAAAGCAAAGCAAAATCTTTAGGACGTGGTCTGGGCGAACTGCTGGGAGAGATCGAAGAAGCGTATGAAAGTGAAATGCCGAGTTCCGATTCGGTAGTGGAACTTCCACTCTCGCAGATCAAAGCCAACCCTTACCAGCCGCGTAAACATTTTGATGAGCACTCTTTAGCAGAGCTTGCCGATTCTATCAAAACATACGGTCTTATTCAGCCGATTGTTGTGGTTGAAGATATTGACGGCTATATCCTGGTGGCAGGTGAGCGTCGTCTGCGTGCAAGCAAGATCGCAAAACTCAAGACTATTCGTGCAGTGATCGCACATATTGACGAAGAGAAGATGCGTCAGCAGGCGCTTATTGAGAATATCCAGCGTGATGAGCTCAATGTGGTCGATCTGGCCCATGCGTACGGTGAACTTTTGGAAGTGCACGGCATTACGCATGATGAGCTCTCCTCTATGGTCCATAAATCCCGCGCACATATCACCAATACGCTGCGTCTACTGCAACTGTCAAAAAAAACACTGGCAGCATTGAAAGAGGGCAAAATAACAGCTGGTCACGCCAAGGTTCTGGTCGGTCTCAGTGATAAAGAACAGGCAACAATGGTTGCTTCAATCGTTGGTCAAAAACTGAGTGTCCGTGACATTGAGACGATGGCAAAATCAATGAAAAACAGTTCACCTGCCGCACCAGTAAAAGCGAAAAAAGAGAGTTTTGACCTTACGGGACTGGCGGACCGTTTCAAAGATCTGGGGTTTAAAGTAAAAACAAAATCCAATGAGATCACTATTTCCTTTGACAGCGAAGAAGCGATTGCAAAACTCATAAACCGGCTATAA